One region of Rickettsiales bacterium genomic DNA includes:
- a CDS encoding DUF3299 domain-containing protein, with translation MIKYFLGILVLLSVSMAYIAYSPAQSFSEEPMPEYLMEEDWEPLQVTGGAIAWEVFATTKEHESCTMGDDGYDICLIKPEYSKAVKALDGKHVTLMGYMFPLEQSEKHKNFLIGPYPLSCPFHYHVGPTQMVEVFTEEPIALSYEPISLEGTLQLRFNEDTGVFYYLNSGREL, from the coding sequence ATGATTAAATATTTTCTCGGTATTCTTGTACTGCTGTCAGTTAGTATGGCTTATATCGCTTACTCACCTGCACAGAGCTTTTCTGAAGAACCGATGCCTGAATATCTAATGGAGGAAGATTGGGAGCCATTGCAAGTAACAGGCGGTGCCATTGCCTGGGAAGTATTTGCCACTACGAAAGAGCATGAATCCTGCACCATGGGTGATGATGGTTACGATATTTGTCTCATCAAACCAGAATATAGCAAAGCAGTGAAAGCTCTAGACGGCAAGCACGTAACGCTTATGGGCTATATGTTTCCATTGGAACAATCGGAGAAACATAAAAACTTCTTAATTGGCCCTTATCCTTTAAGTTGTCCCTTCCATTATCATGTAGGCCCCACACAAATGGTGGAAGTCTTCACCGAGGAGCCCATTGCTTTAAGCTATGAACCCATCAGTCTTGAAGGCACCTTACAGCTAAGGTTTAATGAAGATACGGGTGTGTTTTATTATTTAAATAGCGGAAGGGAATTATAG